A section of the Nitrospinota bacterium genome encodes:
- a CDS encoding fumarylacetoacetate hydrolase family protein — protein MNSVLFDKRKYFPTKVICVGMNYAEHIEELGNWEPGELVLFMKPNSSISSTLSVPEEVCRYEGEISFIVENGEYAGVGFGLDLTLVEVQKRLKAKGLPWEKAKAFDRSAVFSDFITLERLGNLRLTLSINGSAAQEGGEELMIHNPSQILAEAKRHFTLEDGDIIMTGTPKGVGSYKAGDRITGKIFDGEKLLLEREWVAEIASSG, from the coding sequence TTGAATTCCGTTCTGTTTGATAAGAGAAAATACTTTCCGACAAAGGTGATCTGTGTCGGAATGAATTACGCCGAACATATAGAGGAACTCGGCAACTGGGAGCCGGGGGAGCTTGTGCTCTTTATGAAGCCGAACAGCTCCATATCATCCACGCTCTCCGTACCGGAGGAGGTCTGCCGATACGAGGGGGAGATATCGTTCATCGTGGAGAACGGGGAGTATGCCGGCGTCGGATTCGGCCTCGACCTTACCCTTGTGGAGGTGCAAAAAAGGCTCAAGGCGAAGGGATTGCCGTGGGAGAAGGCGAAAGCTTTCGACCGCTCTGCCGTATTCAGCGATTTCATAACGCTTGAGAGGTTAGGCAACCTCCGCCTCACCCTTTCGATAAACGGAAGCGCGGCACAGGAGGGGGGGGAGGAACTGATGATACACAATCCCTCTCAAATACTCGCGGAAGCTAAAAGGCATTTCACGCTAGAGGATGGCGACATAATAATGACCGGAACACCGAAAGGGGTCGGCTCCTACAAAGCCGGTGACCGCATTACAGGAAAAATTTTCGACGGAGAGAAGCTTTTACTTGAGCGGGAGTGGGTGGCGGAGATAGCGTCTAGCGGTTGA
- a CDS encoding outer membrane lipoprotein-sorting protein, protein MRLFAIPFFIFLTLVAPATAETPEEKGLAIALEAEKRDRGWGDSTSELEMILMNRHGETSIRQMRGESLEVEGDGDKSLMVFDNPRDVKGSAMLTWSHKNGDDDQWLYLPALKRVKRISSSSKSGSFMGSEFSYEDLSSREVEKYSYRFLREEPCPCEELKSLTCFVSESFPVDKSSGYTRIVSWLDTNDYRSCKVEFYDRKSSHLKTLLSSNYKRFLDKFWRPMRLDVTNHQSGKSTTLEFKEYKFKTGLKDSDFNQNALMRFK, encoded by the coding sequence GAAAGGGCTCGCCATAGCGCTGGAAGCGGAGAAGCGCGACAGGGGATGGGGGGATTCCACATCCGAGCTTGAGATGATCCTTATGAACCGGCATGGGGAGACCAGTATTCGCCAGATGAGGGGGGAGTCGCTTGAAGTGGAGGGTGACGGCGACAAATCGCTGATGGTTTTCGATAATCCCCGCGACGTGAAAGGCTCCGCCATGCTTACATGGTCGCACAAGAATGGGGACGACGACCAGTGGCTCTACCTTCCGGCCCTTAAACGTGTGAAGAGGATATCGTCTTCCAGTAAATCGGGCTCCTTCATGGGTTCGGAGTTCTCATATGAAGACCTCTCCAGCAGGGAGGTGGAGAAGTACAGCTACCGCTTCCTTCGGGAAGAACCGTGCCCGTGCGAAGAGCTGAAATCGCTTACCTGTTTTGTCTCTGAAAGTTTTCCGGTGGATAAAAGCTCCGGATACACAAGAATTGTCAGCTGGCTCGATACGAACGACTACCGGTCGTGCAAGGTTGAGTTCTACGACAGGAAGAGCTCCCATTTGAAAACTCTTCTGTCCAGCAATTATAAAAGATTTCTCGACAAATTCTGGAGGCCGATGAGGCTCGACGTCACGAATCACCAGTCGGGGAAGAGTACAACGCTGGAGTTCAAGGAATACAAATTTAAAACGGGATTAAAAGATTCGGATTTCAATCAGAACGCTCTCATGAGATTCAAGTAG
- the tatC gene encoding twin-arginine translocase subunit TatC — MMIKKLKEGEKVPFTEHLEELRSRLMLCLGMVFVLFFATWAVSDRLLAPFTSLLPGGKLVFISPTEAFFVHMKIAFYAAGILGLPFFLYHAWAFLAPGLLKKEKKYLSGFIFFSTLFFTAGALFCFNMILPYGLAFLLGFGGETLLPMLSISAVIGFCLNLMVVFGIVFQLPIVVIFLNMADLVTVEQLAGFRPYLVVTAFVISAVITPPDVFTQVVLAIPIVILYEASILILKTTAKKGKKDVNAVTPIDQIEER, encoded by the coding sequence ATGATGATCAAGAAACTGAAAGAGGGCGAGAAAGTTCCATTTACCGAGCACCTTGAGGAGCTTCGCTCAAGGCTGATGCTCTGCCTTGGAATGGTGTTTGTCCTTTTCTTCGCAACATGGGCCGTTTCGGACCGCCTCCTTGCACCTTTTACCTCGCTCCTCCCCGGGGGTAAACTGGTCTTCATAAGCCCTACTGAAGCCTTTTTCGTCCATATGAAAATAGCCTTTTACGCGGCGGGCATTCTGGGCCTCCCCTTCTTCCTCTACCATGCGTGGGCGTTTCTGGCACCCGGGCTTTTAAAGAAGGAGAAAAAATACCTCTCAGGATTCATTTTTTTCTCGACGCTGTTCTTCACAGCCGGCGCCCTCTTCTGTTTCAACATGATACTCCCCTACGGATTGGCCTTTCTTCTTGGGTTCGGCGGAGAAACACTATTGCCGATGCTCTCTATTTCCGCGGTGATTGGGTTTTGCCTCAATTTAATGGTGGTATTCGGAATTGTCTTCCAGCTCCCCATCGTGGTCATTTTCCTGAACATGGCCGACCTGGTGACCGTGGAACAGCTCGCCGGGTTCCGCCCTTATCTGGTCGTAACTGCGTTTGTAATATCGGCGGTAATTACCCCGCCTGATGTTTTTACCCAGGTCGTTTTGGCTATCCCTATAGTGATACTTTATGAAGCGAGCATTCTCATCCTGAAAACCACAGCTAAAAAGGGGAAAAAGGATGTCAATGCCGTTACGCCGATAGACCAGATAGAGGAGAGGTAG
- a CDS encoding class I SAM-dependent methyltransferase produces MESLLYYLPLGFVLIIALSIGLPGIFGAVWLPTPQKDIEQIFKVAGINENSLVYDLGCGDARVLLYLAKTFGAKGVGIEIDPLKVLIARLLVWRAGLSDKIKIRLASASSTELSDADFVYCYLSHQATDQLHEKFRRELKPTAVIITYRFLLKGFKPVYIYGNREAFVYKMNVGQKVDTLS; encoded by the coding sequence TTGGAATCACTCCTTTACTATCTCCCTCTCGGCTTTGTTCTCATAATCGCCCTTTCTATCGGACTCCCCGGAATCTTCGGCGCCGTATGGCTCCCCACCCCGCAAAAGGATATCGAACAGATATTCAAGGTAGCGGGGATAAACGAGAACTCGCTCGTTTACGACCTCGGTTGCGGCGACGCAAGGGTGCTTTTATATCTGGCAAAAACATTCGGCGCAAAAGGGGTCGGCATAGAGATAGACCCGCTGAAAGTTCTTATCGCGCGGCTTCTCGTCTGGAGAGCCGGCTTGTCGGACAAAATAAAGATCCGGCTCGCCTCGGCAAGCAGTACGGAGCTGAGCGACGCCGATTTCGTCTACTGCTACCTCTCGCACCAGGCGACCGACCAGCTCCATGAAAAATTCAGACGCGAACTGAAGCCTACCGCCGTGATAATCACCTACCGGTTTCTGCTAAAAGGATTCAAGCCTGTATACATTTACGGAAACAGGGAGGCCTTCGTTTATAAAATGAATGTGGGGCAAAAGGTTGATACCCTGTCATAG
- the yccX gene encoding acylphosphatase — MGEKARVHLIVHGIVQGVFFRSTTAETGLSLGLTGWAKNLPDGTVEIVAEGEKSKLEKLVAWCKKGPPSARVTSVDARWEEPGNGFETFSVRL; from the coding sequence ATGGGTGAAAAAGCGAGGGTACACCTGATAGTGCACGGAATTGTGCAGGGGGTTTTCTTCCGCTCAACTACGGCCGAGACCGGGCTCTCCCTCGGCCTTACCGGATGGGCAAAAAATCTGCCGGACGGTACGGTCGAGATTGTAGCCGAAGGGGAAAAGTCAAAGCTCGAAAAACTTGTCGCCTGGTGCAAAAAGGGTCCCCCATCGGCAAGGGTCACATCGGTTGATGCCAGATGGGAAGAACCTGGAAACGGATTTGAAACATTCAGCGTGAGGTTATGA
- a CDS encoding sigma-54 dependent transcriptional regulator: protein MDSVKEMNDDSSGSDEIFPEPKIALSGAQVSGDDYATSSTEDTEEPLNSDSDSFSDSAPLPGAVPTAETQSTPVSEAAVPANPFSRIIGNSQQLNKVFDSVRKIADTDSTVLILGESGTGKELFARAIHDHSPRAKNNFVVVNCGAIPEDLLESELFGHEKGSFTGAIRTRLGKFELANHGTIFLDEIGDMSPSLQVKLLRILQQQEFERVGGNQVIRTSVRVLAATNRDLQKAIAEKKFREDLFYRLNVIPLNLPPLRERKDDIPKLIEHFMGRFNRSKNRSVSSVTSEAMSALIKYDWPGNIRELENICERMVVMTGEGEIGMDDLPFHIVPDNVESEQLLHDMLLVGSEEVDLFVPQDIPPGLVVKLPDEGISLKDVVEEYETMLIMQALERSNWVKNKAATLLGLNRTTLVEKLKKKGINR, encoded by the coding sequence ATGGATAGCGTCAAAGAAATGAACGATGATTCATCAGGGAGTGATGAGATCTTCCCTGAACCGAAGATAGCTCTTTCCGGTGCACAGGTTTCCGGCGACGATTATGCGACATCCTCTACCGAGGATACGGAGGAGCCTTTGAATTCCGACTCCGATTCTTTTTCCGACTCCGCGCCCCTGCCCGGCGCTGTTCCGACTGCCGAGACGCAATCAACCCCTGTTTCTGAAGCAGCTGTTCCGGCAAATCCGTTCTCACGGATAATCGGCAACAGCCAGCAGCTGAACAAGGTTTTTGATTCTGTAAGGAAGATTGCCGACACCGATTCCACTGTGCTGATACTCGGCGAATCGGGAACCGGCAAGGAGCTTTTCGCCAGGGCGATACATGATCATTCGCCGAGAGCAAAAAACAATTTTGTTGTAGTGAACTGCGGCGCGATACCGGAGGATCTCCTTGAAAGCGAGCTCTTCGGCCACGAGAAGGGATCGTTTACCGGCGCCATAAGGACGAGGCTCGGGAAATTCGAGCTTGCCAACCACGGCACGATCTTCCTCGACGAGATAGGGGACATGAGCCCTTCCCTCCAGGTGAAGCTGTTAAGGATACTGCAACAGCAGGAGTTCGAGCGCGTCGGCGGAAACCAGGTTATCCGCACGTCGGTAAGGGTTCTTGCCGCCACGAACCGCGACCTCCAGAAGGCGATAGCCGAAAAGAAGTTCCGCGAGGACCTCTTTTACCGCCTCAACGTAATCCCGCTCAACCTCCCTCCCCTGCGGGAGAGGAAGGACGATATCCCGAAACTTATTGAGCATTTCATGGGGCGCTTCAACAGGAGCAAGAACCGAAGCGTCAGCTCCGTCACCTCCGAAGCGATGAGCGCGCTGATAAAGTACGACTGGCCCGGCAATATAAGGGAGCTTGAGAATATCTGCGAGCGGATGGTTGTCATGACCGGCGAAGGGGAGATAGGGATGGATGATCTGCCGTTCCATATCGTCCCGGACAACGTGGAGAGCGAACAGCTCCTTCACGACATGCTCCTTGTAGGTAGCGAGGAGGTTGATCTCTTTGTTCCTCAGGACATCCCGCCCGGCCTGGTGGTAAAACTTCCGGATGAGGGGATAAGCCTCAAGGATGTTGTCGAGGAGTATGAAACGATGCTGATAATGCAGGCGCTCGAAAGGTCTAACTGGGTAAAGAACAAGGCGGCCACGCTCCTTGGACTAAACCGCACTACCCTCGTCGAAAAACTGAAGAAAAAGGGTATCAACCGCTAG
- the pyrF gene encoding orotidine-5'-phosphate decarboxylase: MKKITPAERLIVALDVGTGAEALKWVKRLRPAVSTFKVGLELFCTAGPSIVKKINTLGGKVFLDLKFFDIPNTMAGAVKSACESGAFLINVHALAGPAALKKTAQTVQQIKKPPLLIAVTILTSMDEAEMNIAGIRTPLPDRVEELCGTAIGSGLDGVVASPLETRRLREKFGKDFLIVTPGVRPEWAKTDDQKRISTPFNAIMDGADYIVVGRPILAAEEPLKAAEMIIKEIKEALKNG; this comes from the coding sequence TTGAAAAAGATAACTCCTGCTGAAAGATTGATAGTCGCGCTTGACGTCGGCACGGGAGCGGAAGCGTTGAAATGGGTGAAGAGACTTCGCCCTGCCGTCAGCACTTTCAAGGTCGGCCTTGAGCTCTTCTGCACGGCAGGCCCTTCGATCGTAAAAAAAATAAACACTCTCGGCGGCAAGGTATTCCTCGACCTGAAATTTTTCGATATCCCGAATACGATGGCGGGTGCCGTCAAATCCGCGTGCGAAAGCGGCGCCTTCCTGATAAACGTGCATGCTCTCGCCGGGCCGGCGGCTCTTAAAAAAACCGCGCAAACCGTACAACAGATAAAAAAACCTCCCCTCCTCATCGCCGTTACCATCCTCACTTCGATGGACGAGGCGGAGATGAACATCGCCGGAATAAGAACACCTCTCCCAGACCGGGTTGAGGAGCTTTGCGGTACAGCGATTGGCTCAGGTCTCGACGGAGTAGTCGCCTCGCCGCTCGAAACAAGGAGGCTTCGCGAAAAATTCGGAAAGGATTTTCTTATCGTCACCCCCGGAGTGAGACCGGAATGGGCCAAAACGGACGACCAGAAACGGATTTCCACCCCTTTTAATGCGATAATGGACGGAGCGGATTATATCGTCGTAGGCCGCCCTATCCTTGCCGCGGAGGAACCTTTAAAGGCGGCGGAGATGATAATTAAGGAGATAAAAGAGGCGCTCAAAAATGGGTGA